A DNA window from Tenuifilaceae bacterium CYCD contains the following coding sequences:
- the parB gene encoding chromosome partitioning protein ParB — MSKKMALGRGLGALIEDAAVDTSKTGGEETVKHVVKELVNEIEVEKIDLNPYQPRTHFDEDALKELSDSIQKLGVIQPITVRAVDGRYQLISGERRLRAVKLAGLKTVPAFTRTTDDQGMLEMALVENIQREDLNAIEVAISYQRLIDECALTQESLADRVGKKRATITNYIRLLKLPAEIQVGISESKISMGHARALISIDDKSLQISIYNKIINEDLSVRRVEELVRDSQNHKAPKEAKPKNNFDLADTEVMLREHLTNRLGLRADVKPGGKGDGKIVISYNNPEELDVILEKFIKIDE, encoded by the coding sequence TTAGGAGCACTTATTGAGGATGCTGCTGTTGATACTTCAAAAACTGGCGGCGAGGAAACCGTAAAGCATGTTGTGAAGGAATTGGTTAATGAGATTGAGGTAGAAAAGATAGATCTTAACCCTTATCAACCAAGAACGCATTTTGATGAGGATGCGCTTAAGGAGTTATCCGATTCTATTCAAAAGTTAGGAGTTATTCAGCCAATTACTGTTCGTGCGGTTGATGGTCGATACCAGCTTATTTCTGGTGAACGTCGCTTAAGGGCAGTGAAACTTGCTGGACTTAAAACCGTTCCTGCATTTACCCGTACCACCGATGATCAGGGCATGCTGGAGATGGCCTTGGTGGAAAACATCCAACGTGAGGATCTTAATGCCATAGAGGTTGCTATAAGTTATCAGCGATTAATCGATGAGTGTGCCTTAACTCAGGAATCATTGGCCGACAGGGTTGGAAAGAAACGTGCAACCATAACAAACTATATTCGTTTGCTTAAGCTTCCCGCAGAAATTCAGGTTGGAATTAGCGAATCCAAAATATCGATGGGTCATGCACGTGCTCTCATTAGTATTGATGATAAGTCCTTACAGATTAGTATTTATAATAAGATTATTAACGAGGATCTTTCGGTTCGCAGAGTAGAAGAACTGGTCAGAGACTCTCAGAATCATAAAGCCCCCAAAGAGGCTAAACCTAAGAATAATTTTGATTTAGCCGATACAGAAGTTATGCTTCGCGAACATTTAACCAACAGGTTGGGTCTTCGTGCGGATGTTAAGCCCGGTGGAAAGGGTGATGGTAAGATTGTTATCTCCTACAATAACCCTGAGGAATTAGACGTTATACTGGAGAAGTTTATAAAAATTGATGAGTAG
- a CDS encoding lytic transglycosylase, which yields MRNISIAIVLMLAVIGVEAQNNNQILPDTIVGDTILDNEINGNLDSLLNLWYVQQSVDSNSLVAGIEADSIGLSDYPDSFYIKRLQGINSLIDLPYNQIVKNFINVYTQKKKEKVEIMLGLTDYYFPIFEEILDQYQLPQELRFLPVIESALNPRAVSRAGATGLWQFMYGTGRRYNLTINSYVDERRDPIAASHAAARFLKDLYSIYNDWTLVIAAYNCGPGNVNKAIRRSGGKRNYWDIYYYLPRETRGYVPAFIAANYTYYYYRDHNLKPQPINIPPTTDTLMVKDMLHLQQVAEVLNLPIDMIRDLNPQYKMDVIPAKDRSFILRLPLDAVSDYIDSEKEIFAYKDSVYFNPKNVVTPSRYNASYQYDVPPGSIRFVYKVNEGDVLGSIAERYSVSVGQLRSWNNIRRNLIRVGQKLVIYIPERTANKMGIKGDKNKTS from the coding sequence ATGAGGAATATATCTATTGCAATAGTGCTAATGCTTGCTGTAATTGGTGTTGAAGCACAAAATAACAACCAGATTCTTCCGGATACGATAGTTGGAGATACTATTTTAGATAACGAGATAAACGGAAATCTTGATAGTCTTTTAAACCTTTGGTATGTTCAACAATCCGTTGATTCCAATAGCCTTGTGGCCGGGATTGAGGCTGACAGTATCGGTTTATCCGATTATCCAGACTCGTTCTATATTAAACGCTTACAGGGCATAAATTCATTGATCGATTTGCCATATAATCAAATTGTTAAAAATTTTATCAATGTTTATACCCAGAAGAAGAAAGAAAAGGTAGAGATAATGCTGGGTTTGACTGATTACTATTTCCCGATTTTTGAGGAGATACTTGATCAGTACCAACTTCCTCAGGAGTTAAGATTCTTGCCAGTTATTGAGTCCGCGTTGAATCCTAGAGCAGTTTCGAGAGCTGGTGCTACCGGACTTTGGCAGTTTATGTATGGAACAGGAAGACGGTATAACTTAACCATTAATTCGTACGTTGATGAGCGTCGCGATCCTATTGCTGCAAGCCATGCTGCCGCACGTTTTCTGAAGGATCTCTACTCTATTTATAATGATTGGACACTTGTTATTGCAGCCTACAACTGTGGCCCAGGAAATGTAAACAAGGCAATTCGTCGGTCGGGCGGGAAGAGGAACTACTGGGATATATATTACTATCTCCCTAGAGAAACAAGAGGTTATGTGCCAGCCTTTATTGCAGCGAATTATACATACTACTACTATCGCGATCACAACTTAAAACCACAGCCAATTAATATTCCTCCAACTACCGATACTTTGATGGTTAAGGATATGCTACACTTACAGCAGGTGGCCGAGGTGCTTAATTTGCCTATTGATATGATTCGCGATTTGAATCCACAGTATAAGATGGATGTGATTCCGGCCAAGGATCGTTCATTCATTCTTCGTTTACCCTTAGATGCAGTGAGTGATTATATCGATAGCGAAAAGGAAATTTTTGCGTACAAGGATAGTGTTTACTTTAATCCTAAAAACGTAGTAACACCATCGCGCTACAACGCATCTTACCAGTACGATGTTCCCCCTGGATCGATTCGATTTGTTTATAAAGTGAACGAAGGCGATGTTTTGGGCTCAATTGCAGAGAGGTATTCTGTGTCGGTTGGCCAATTACGGTCTTGGAATAATATCCGACGAAACCTCATTCGGGTTGGCCAAAAGTTAGTGATATATATTCCTGAACGTACCGCCAATAAAATGGGAATTAAAGGCGATAAAAATAAAACCTCCTAG